A region of Mycoplasmopsis bovirhinis DNA encodes the following proteins:
- a CDS encoding restriction endonuclease subunit S encodes MIEFNNRIIDKLSIYSDLIYKDYLNRAHNNLSAKLGDYSEIKTGKINVNSAVENGKYPFFTCGSECLYIDDYAYNCKAIIISGNGVISCKYYDGKFNAYQRTYVLTPKKYFYLFQKACEFETNNLNINSSGSVIKFITKSMIEQISITLNDYSIITDDRIARIYNLISKYKQKNIVLQKIKQHLLNKYF; translated from the coding sequence TTGATAGAATTTAACAACAGAATTATTGATAAATTAAGCATTTATAGTGACTTAATTTATAAAGATTATTTAAACAGAGCACATAACAATCTTAGTGCAAAATTAGGTGATTATTCCGAAATAAAAACAGGAAAGATAAATGTTAATTCAGCTGTTGAAAACGGAAAATACCCATTTTTTACTTGTGGTAGTGAATGTTTATATATTGATGATTATGCGTACAATTGTAAAGCAATAATTATATCTGGGAATGGTGTCATCTCATGTAAATACTATGACGGAAAATTTAATGCATATCAAAGAACCTATGTGCTAACACCTAAAAAATATTTTTACTTATTCCAAAAAGCGTGCGAATTTGAGACGAATAACTTAAATATCAATTCATCGGGTTCAGTCATAAAATTTATTACTAAATCAATGATCGAACAAATATCAATTACATTAAATGATTATTCTATAATAACTGATGATAGAATCGCTAGAATTTATAACTTAATATCAAAATATAAACAAAAGAATATTGTATTACAAAAAATAAAACAACATTTATTAAATAAATACTTCTAG
- a CDS encoding restriction endonuclease subunit S domain-containing protein produces MNEIKKLYPLTNIVQFQKGFEVGSSKYSETKNPGQINYIRVGDLKSLGNTFVDTLNNYTYADFEDILVTFDGAPGRNNIDLVGAYSSGIDKLICLNEDKGLVFFEINSKINKQIIDIHTYGTTIKHASKSINFLVYANVDHKENKY; encoded by the coding sequence TTGAATGAAATCAAGAAATTATATCCCCTAACTAATATAGTTCAATTTCAAAAAGGTTTTGAGGTTGGTTCATCTAAATATAGTGAAACTAAAAACCCTGGACAAATCAATTACATTAGAGTTGGTGATTTAAAATCTTTAGGAAATACATTTGTTGATACTTTGAATAATTACACATATGCAGATTTTGAAGATATACTTGTAACTTTTGATGGAGCACCAGGGAGAAATAATATAGATCTAGTTGGAGCATATTCTTCTGGTATAGATAAACTTATTTGTCTTAATGAAGATAAAGGCCTAGTCTTTTTTGAAATAAATAGCAAAATTAATAAACAAATAATTGATATTCATACATATGGAACAACAATAAAGCATGCTTCAAAATCAATAAATTTCTTAGTTTATGCTAATGTAGACCATAAAGAAAACAAATATTAA
- a CDS encoding tyrosine-type recombinase/integrase produces the protein MKDFKTFLLHQNLSKNTIDSYQFSLDLYFKYFDEITKQNLLAFKALLVDNYKGKTVNLRIQGINKYLEYINKEKLKLKFIKLQQTSYLENVISDADYEFLKNKLLKDQNYEWYFIVRFLGATGARVSELIQFKYEHLKRGYIDLYTKSGKIRRIFIPKKLRIKAIEYYDSVDRDTGYLFLNKTKKQITTRGLSHQLKVLAKKYKMNLNVVYPHSFRHRFAKNFLEKRKDISLLADLMGHESIETTRIYLRKTSEEQQAIVDKIVDW, from the coding sequence ATGAAAGATTTTAAAACGTTTTTACTTCATCAAAATTTATCAAAAAATACAATTGATTCATATCAATTTTCTTTAGATTTGTACTTCAAATATTTTGATGAAATTACTAAACAAAACCTATTAGCTTTTAAAGCTCTTTTAGTTGATAACTATAAAGGAAAAACAGTAAATTTAAGAATTCAAGGTATTAACAAATACCTTGAATATATTAACAAAGAAAAACTAAAACTAAAATTTATTAAATTGCAACAAACAAGTTATCTTGAGAATGTCATTAGTGATGCAGATTATGAATTCTTAAAAAACAAATTACTTAAAGATCAAAATTATGAATGATATTTTATTGTAAGATTTTTAGGAGCAACAGGAGCTAGGGTTTCAGAACTTATCCAATTTAAATATGAACATTTAAAACGAGGTTATATAGATTTATATACTAAATCAGGTAAAATAAGGAGAATTTTTATACCTAAGAAATTACGCATAAAAGCCATTGAGTATTATGATTCAGTTGATAGGGATACTGGTTATTTGTTTCTTAATAAAACAAAGAAACAAATAACCACCAGAGGTCTATCACATCAATTAAAGGTTTTAGCTAAAAAATACAAAATGAATTTAAATGTTGTTTATCCGCATTCATTTCGCCATAGATTTGCAAAAAACTTTTTAGAAAAAAGAAAAGATATATCCTTGCTTGCAGATCTCATGGGACATGAATCAATAGAAACAACAAGGATATATCTGAGAAAAACCAGTGAAGAACAACAAGCTATTGTTGATAAAATTGTTGACTGGTAA
- a CDS encoding restriction endonuclease subunit S domain-containing protein — MDDLIEKKQEIILKIKEYRRIKFMKYASLSNLEEDILEHIELENGSQPPKEQHVYELMPGYVRFVQNRDYSSDVHLTYIPISKRNHLCSISDIMMDKYGDAGAIRYGIVGAFNVALFKIIPKNFYEIEYIRDFLSQKKIKDLLYLSSQASTRPSLNEKTFIGIKMPLLSKDILFKYQESMENILNIELKIKNEIEKLKQIKQHLLNKYF, encoded by the coding sequence GTGGATGATTTGATAGAGAAAAAGCAAGAAATAATATTAAAAATCAAAGAATATCGCAGAATTAAATTCATGAAATACGCTTCATTATCTAATTTAGAAGAAGATATTTTAGAACACATCGAATTAGAAAATGGTTCCCAACCACCTAAGGAGCAACATGTATATGAACTTATGCCAGGATATGTAAGATTTGTCCAGAACAGAGATTATAGCTCAGATGTACATCTTACATATATTCCAATCTCAAAAAGAAATCATTTATGCAGTATTTCTGATATTATGATGGATAAATATGGAGATGCAGGGGCCATTAGATATGGTATTGTAGGAGCATTTAATGTTGCTTTGTTTAAAATTATTCCTAAAAATTTTTACGAAATAGAATATATTAGAGATTTTCTATCACAAAAGAAAATAAAAGACTTGTTATATTTATCATCGCAAGCATCAACTAGACCATCTTTAAATGAAAAAACATTTATTGGTATAAAAATGCCATTATTAAGTAAGGATATATTATTTAAATATCAGGAAAGTATGGAAAATATTTTAAATATAGAATTAAAAATTAAAAACGAGATTGAAAAATTAAAGCAAATAAAACAACATTTATTAAATAAGTACTTCTAG